Proteins from a single region of Mucilaginibacter daejeonensis:
- a CDS encoding M14 family zinc carboxypeptidase — MKKLLWLALALYCGSAYAQVTPFELSTDKNYTATYAEVMAYYAKLVKQYPKQARTFNYGSTDAGKPLTLLVLSKDGTFDPAKIKAQNKRVILINNGIHPGEPEGIDASMMLSRDLLKKGLIPNDVVICFIALYNIDGSLNRGISRVSQNGPRAYGFRGNYRNLDLNRDFIKADSRNALAFMQIFNTWQPDVFLDNHASNGADYQYVMTLIETQKNKQHPILAKYTAEQLSPELYRRMAKSGYDMIPYVESMKGTPDSGIVAFLETPRFSTGYTVQHNTISYVSETHMLKPYDKKVYATYALMQHLIDVTHRDASQIGKLKRETDEAVKQQKTFALNWDLDDQHYDMIPFKGYEAARKPSDISGLPRLYYDRNKPYTKNIKYFNTYRATLTADKPVAYIIPQAWGKVIDLFKLNHVAMRRLTHNTTLTVQTYYITDLKTGTRPYEGHYVHSGVKLNVINDNKVKFYQGDYVVSTDQPINRYIVETLEPQGVDSFFAWNFFDSMLSQKEHYSDYVFEDIAYQYLKQHPELQKKLDDEKSRNPQLANSAAAQLEFVYRNSPFFENTYMRYPVARLMNNTKLDLQ, encoded by the coding sequence ATGAAAAAACTGCTCTGGTTGGCATTGGCCTTATATTGTGGTAGCGCTTACGCGCAGGTCACCCCGTTCGAGCTCAGCACCGACAAGAATTACACCGCGACCTATGCAGAGGTGATGGCGTATTACGCTAAATTGGTTAAACAATACCCTAAGCAGGCGAGGACGTTCAACTACGGCAGCACTGATGCCGGTAAACCCCTTACGCTGCTGGTGCTCTCTAAGGACGGCACTTTTGACCCGGCCAAGATCAAGGCGCAGAACAAGCGCGTGATCCTGATCAACAACGGCATCCATCCTGGTGAGCCCGAGGGTATAGATGCCAGCATGATGCTCAGCCGCGATCTGCTCAAAAAAGGCCTCATCCCTAACGATGTGGTGATCTGCTTCATCGCTCTTTACAATATCGATGGTAGCTTGAACCGGGGTATATCGCGCGTGAGCCAGAACGGGCCTCGTGCTTATGGTTTCAGAGGTAACTATCGCAACCTTGACCTTAACCGCGACTTCATCAAAGCCGATAGCCGCAATGCGTTGGCCTTTATGCAAATATTCAATACCTGGCAGCCCGATGTGTTTTTAGATAACCATGCCAGTAACGGGGCCGATTACCAGTACGTGATGACGCTGATCGAAACGCAAAAGAACAAACAGCACCCCATACTGGCCAAGTACACTGCCGAGCAGTTGAGCCCAGAGCTTTACCGGCGTATGGCCAAAAGCGGCTATGACATGATCCCGTATGTGGAGAGCATGAAAGGAACGCCCGATTCGGGCATTGTAGCGTTCCTGGAAACGCCAAGATTTTCGACCGGATATACCGTACAGCACAATACCATTAGCTATGTGAGCGAGACGCATATGCTGAAGCCTTACGACAAGAAAGTGTATGCAACCTATGCCCTGATGCAACACCTGATCGATGTGACGCACCGCGATGCGTCACAAATCGGCAAGTTAAAACGGGAGACCGATGAGGCCGTGAAACAACAAAAGACCTTTGCCCTGAACTGGGACCTTGACGATCAGCACTACGATATGATCCCTTTTAAAGGCTATGAGGCCGCGCGCAAACCTAGCGACATTAGCGGTTTGCCCCGCCTGTACTACGATCGCAATAAGCCATATACCAAGAACATCAAATACTTTAACACTTACCGGGCTACGCTAACGGCTGATAAACCCGTGGCATATATCATTCCGCAAGCATGGGGTAAGGTGATCGATCTGTTCAAGCTGAACCATGTGGCCATGCGCCGTTTAACGCACAATACCACACTTACCGTGCAAACCTATTACATAACCGACCTCAAGACCGGCACCCGCCCGTATGAGGGGCACTATGTGCACAGTGGCGTTAAACTGAACGTGATCAATGATAATAAAGTAAAATTTTACCAGGGCGACTACGTGGTGAGCACTGACCAGCCGATCAACCGCTACATCGTTGAAACGCTGGAGCCGCAGGGCGTAGATTCCTTTTTTGCATGGAACTTTTTTGACTCCATGTTGAGCCAAAAAGAGCATTACTCTGATTACGTGTTCGAGGACATTGCGTACCAGTACCTGAAACAACATCCTGAATTACAAAAGAAGCTCGACGACGAAAAGAGCCGGAACCCGCAGCTGGCCAACAGCGCTGCCGCACAGCTGGAGTTCGTGTACCGCAACTCGCCGTTCTTTGAGAACACTTATATGCGTTACCCGGTAGCCCGGTTAATGAACAACACTAAACTTGATCTGCAATAA
- a CDS encoding xanthine dehydrogenase family protein molybdopterin-binding subunit, with product MNNDQLNIAPPPFTDGIDRVDGRLKVTGAAKYSAEYDMPNMSYAVFALSTITKGTIKSIDTKAAERAPGVLAVITYLNAPKVPGYDTGGDPSKPPTGGGPLKFFVDNTVKYSGQPVAMVVADSFERATHAASLVKATYNKEEHQTDLTKNMAKAAAPKGNRGADYKRGNPEDWKTAAVKLEHEYVVPIDVHNPMELSALIAHWPADDKIVVYGKTQGVKSTQNAIAQAFKLPPDNVQVTAKFVGGAFGNALRTWPHEIATVAAAKLVKRPVKTVITRQMQFNTVGYRPYTWQKISMGATADGKLTGIIHEATGQTSSFEEFTEGTVNMTRFMYACPGVSTVYRIAPLDVNTPTWMRGPGEATGAFALESAIDELADQLGIDPIELRVINHADTDPENGKPFSSKNLKEAYQMGADKIGWKDRKAKPGTNMKDGWLVGYGLGTGVFGAGRGRATVKATMQADGVLLLQTSVTDIGVGTGTAMTQIASEIFTNVPVKKIRFELGDSSLPPSPTQGGSMITSTVGGAVHDACTALKQKFQQLIGNGGTDNPDYVKVLKDKNLPSLDVTITGSGSSELRNFSSYSYSVHFVQVKVHPTTGILKVSNVVSVADSGHIVSPKTARSQIIGGAIGGIGMALMEEGIMDHRYGRYVNADLANYHVPVHADIPQIDTLFVNKPDFKVNPMGAKGMGEIALIGMSAAVANAIYNATGKRIRELPITPDKLISKA from the coding sequence ATGAATAACGATCAACTCAACATAGCACCTCCTCCTTTCACCGATGGCATTGACCGGGTGGATGGACGACTGAAGGTGACCGGTGCAGCAAAGTACTCGGCCGAGTACGATATGCCGAACATGAGCTATGCCGTATTTGCGCTAAGCACCATCACCAAAGGAACGATCAAAAGCATTGACACCAAAGCTGCCGAACGTGCCCCCGGTGTACTGGCAGTTATCACTTACCTTAACGCCCCCAAAGTACCCGGTTACGATACCGGCGGCGACCCGAGTAAACCGCCCACCGGCGGCGGTCCGCTTAAGTTCTTTGTAGATAATACCGTTAAATATAGTGGTCAACCGGTAGCCATGGTAGTGGCCGATTCGTTCGAACGGGCCACGCATGCGGCCTCACTGGTGAAAGCCACATACAATAAAGAAGAACACCAGACCGACCTGACCAAGAACATGGCCAAGGCCGCAGCACCTAAAGGTAACCGCGGTGCCGACTATAAACGCGGCAACCCTGAAGACTGGAAGACCGCCGCGGTAAAGCTGGAACATGAATACGTGGTGCCGATAGATGTGCACAACCCGATGGAGCTGAGTGCGCTGATAGCGCATTGGCCCGCCGACGACAAGATCGTTGTATACGGTAAAACACAGGGTGTAAAGTCGACCCAGAACGCCATTGCGCAAGCTTTTAAACTGCCGCCTGATAATGTGCAGGTGACCGCCAAATTTGTGGGTGGTGCCTTTGGTAATGCCTTGCGTACCTGGCCGCATGAGATCGCCACCGTTGCTGCCGCCAAATTGGTGAAGCGACCGGTTAAAACGGTGATCACACGTCAAATGCAATTCAATACGGTAGGTTACCGGCCTTACACCTGGCAAAAGATCAGCATGGGTGCCACGGCCGATGGTAAGCTTACCGGCATCATACACGAGGCCACAGGACAAACGTCCAGCTTTGAAGAGTTCACTGAAGGTACCGTGAACATGACCCGTTTCATGTACGCCTGCCCGGGCGTGAGCACCGTGTACCGCATAGCCCCATTGGATGTGAACACACCTACCTGGATGCGCGGCCCTGGTGAAGCTACCGGCGCATTCGCCCTGGAATCGGCCATTGACGAACTGGCTGATCAACTGGGCATCGATCCTATCGAGCTTAGGGTGATCAACCATGCTGATACCGACCCGGAGAACGGCAAACCATTCAGCAGCAAGAACCTGAAAGAGGCCTACCAGATGGGTGCCGATAAAATAGGTTGGAAGGACAGAAAAGCCAAGCCGGGTACCAATATGAAAGATGGTTGGTTGGTAGGCTATGGCCTGGGAACGGGTGTTTTTGGTGCAGGCCGTGGCCGCGCTACGGTGAAGGCCACCATGCAAGCCGATGGCGTTCTGCTCTTGCAAACGTCTGTGACCGATATTGGCGTGGGTACCGGTACTGCCATGACGCAGATCGCGTCGGAGATATTCACCAATGTGCCGGTCAAAAAGATCAGGTTCGAGCTGGGTGATTCGTCATTACCTCCATCGCCAACGCAGGGTGGATCTATGATCACTTCTACGGTTGGGGGTGCTGTACATGATGCCTGTACCGCATTAAAGCAAAAGTTCCAGCAGCTGATAGGTAACGGCGGCACCGATAACCCTGATTACGTTAAGGTCCTTAAAGACAAGAACCTGCCATCATTAGATGTGACCATCACAGGTTCGGGCAGCTCCGAGTTACGTAACTTTTCAAGCTATTCCTATTCTGTGCATTTTGTGCAGGTAAAGGTGCATCCTACCACCGGCATCCTAAAGGTAAGCAACGTGGTATCGGTAGCTGACTCCGGTCACATCGTGAGCCCTAAAACGGCCCGAAGCCAGATCATTGGTGGTGCAATAGGAGGCATAGGTATGGCCCTGATGGAAGAAGGTATTATGGACCATCGTTATGGCCGCTACGTGAATGCCGACCTGGCCAATTACCACGTGCCTGTACACGCCGACATACCGCAGATCGATACCTTATTTGTGAACAAGCCCGACTTCAAAGTGAACCCCATGGGAGCCAAAGGCATGGGCGAGATCGCGCTGATCGGTATGAGCGCCGCAGTGGCCAACGCTATTTACAACGCCACAGGTAAACGCATACGCGAGTTGCCGATCACACCTGACAAGCTGATCAGCAAAGCCTGA
- a CDS encoding pyruvate dehydrogenase complex dihydrolipoamide acetyltransferase, translating to MAEVVKMPKMSDTMTEGVIAKWHKKVGDKVKSGDLLAEVETDKATMDFESYQEGTLLYIGVEEGSAVPVDAVIAVIGNEGEDYKPLLEGGSGEAKEAKPAADKKADAPKEEKPKEEKTEEAVDTSNIKAAVIRMPLLSDTMTEGTINKWNFKVGDKVKADDSLADVDTDKATMEVVGYEEGTLLYIGVEEGGTAKVNDIIAIVGEEGTDIQPLLKSGGSAPAAKSEEKSEAKEEKAEEAAPAASSANADDSRVKASPLARKIAKDKGINLNEVKGSAEGGRITKKDIEGFTPSTKEVSQKAAAEEAAISANAKEGAAKAGPTITLAPFVGEEKFTEKPVTQMRKVIAKRLSESLFTAPHFFVTVSIDMDSAIVARNKMNEVAPVKISFNDLVVKACAVALKQHPAINSSWLGDKIRFNEHVNIGIAVAVDEGLLVPVVRFADGKSLSRISAEVKEFAKKAKDKKLQPSDWEGSTFTISNLGMFGVEDFTAIINTPDSCILAVAGIQQVPVVKNGAVVPGNVMKVTLSADHRTVDGATAAAFLNTVKSLLEEPVRLLI from the coding sequence ATGGCTGAAGTAGTTAAAATGCCCAAAATGAGCGATACCATGACCGAAGGTGTGATCGCTAAATGGCATAAAAAAGTTGGCGACAAAGTTAAGTCGGGCGATCTGTTAGCCGAGGTCGAGACCGATAAGGCCACCATGGACTTCGAATCGTACCAGGAAGGCACACTGCTTTATATTGGTGTTGAAGAAGGTAGCGCCGTACCGGTCGATGCTGTTATAGCAGTGATCGGTAACGAGGGCGAAGATTATAAGCCGTTGTTAGAAGGCGGTTCAGGCGAGGCTAAAGAGGCCAAACCAGCTGCTGATAAAAAGGCTGACGCTCCTAAAGAGGAGAAACCAAAAGAAGAAAAGACCGAAGAGGCTGTGGATACCTCGAACATCAAAGCTGCGGTGATCCGTATGCCTTTGTTGAGTGATACCATGACCGAGGGTACCATCAATAAATGGAACTTCAAGGTTGGTGATAAAGTTAAAGCTGATGATTCATTAGCTGATGTGGATACCGACAAAGCTACCATGGAAGTGGTAGGTTACGAAGAAGGTACTCTGCTTTACATCGGTGTTGAAGAAGGTGGCACCGCTAAGGTGAACGACATCATTGCCATTGTTGGTGAAGAAGGAACCGATATACAGCCATTGTTGAAAAGCGGTGGTAGTGCACCTGCTGCCAAAAGCGAAGAAAAGAGCGAAGCTAAAGAAGAAAAAGCTGAAGAAGCTGCTCCTGCTGCGTCATCAGCTAATGCTGATGATAGCCGCGTAAAAGCATCTCCGCTTGCCCGCAAGATCGCTAAAGATAAAGGCATCAACCTTAACGAAGTTAAAGGTAGTGCCGAAGGCGGCCGTATCACCAAAAAGGATATCGAAGGCTTTACCCCTTCTACCAAAGAAGTATCACAAAAAGCTGCTGCCGAAGAGGCCGCTATTAGCGCTAACGCTAAAGAAGGTGCCGCTAAAGCTGGCCCGACCATTACCCTGGCACCATTCGTAGGTGAAGAGAAATTCACTGAGAAACCGGTTACCCAAATGCGTAAGGTGATCGCTAAGCGTTTGTCTGAAAGCTTATTCACTGCTCCTCACTTCTTCGTTACCGTTTCTATCGATATGGATTCGGCCATCGTTGCCCGCAACAAGATGAACGAGGTAGCTCCTGTGAAGATATCTTTCAACGACCTGGTAGTCAAAGCTTGTGCTGTTGCCTTAAAACAACACCCGGCCATCAACTCATCGTGGTTAGGTGATAAGATCCGCTTCAACGAGCACGTGAACATCGGTATCGCCGTAGCGGTAGACGAAGGTCTGCTGGTACCGGTAGTACGTTTTGCAGATGGTAAATCATTAAGCCGCATCAGCGCCGAAGTGAAAGAATTTGCCAAGAAAGCAAAAGATAAAAAACTGCAGCCATCTGATTGGGAAGGTTCAACATTCACCATATCTAACTTAGGTATGTTCGGTGTGGAAGACTTTACCGCCATCATTAACACTCCTGACTCATGTATCCTGGCCGTTGCCGGTATACAGCAGGTGCCTGTTGTGAAGAATGGTGCAGTGGTACCAGGTAACGTAATGAAAGTGACCTTGAGCGCCGATCACCGTACGGTGGATGGTGCAACAGCCGCTGCGTTCCTGAACACCGTAAAATCATTACTGGAAGAACCGGTAAGGTTATTGATATAA
- a CDS encoding suppressor of fused domain protein, with protein sequence MTKAEYKQTFTDEDAVGWMSIDQQLEKLYPGQEPQHYGTVVKYMIGGNDPLDGLSIYESSKHTDHFHIVSYGLSELYYNEESAGGEFSKWGFELTFRVKKANGESPSDQAWAMNMMQNLARYVFSSKRWFEEYHALDARGPIRIGYDTDITALAFVTDPELGTIDTPHGQVQFLQIVGLTTDEFKSLTVNNGDKTVEEVITQLRANDPLLITDLGRK encoded by the coding sequence ATGACAAAAGCAGAATATAAACAGACTTTCACAGACGAGGATGCTGTGGGTTGGATGTCCATCGACCAACAGCTTGAGAAGCTCTATCCCGGACAGGAGCCGCAACATTACGGCACTGTGGTCAAATACATGATCGGTGGTAATGACCCTTTGGATGGTTTGAGTATCTACGAGAGTTCAAAACATACCGATCACTTTCATATCGTAAGCTATGGTCTTTCTGAACTGTATTACAACGAGGAGAGCGCCGGCGGAGAATTCAGTAAATGGGGATTTGAGCTGACCTTCCGTGTTAAAAAAGCCAATGGTGAAAGCCCTTCTGATCAAGCATGGGCCATGAATATGATGCAAAACCTGGCGAGGTACGTGTTCAGCAGCAAAAGGTGGTTCGAGGAGTACCACGCCCTTGATGCCAGGGGGCCGATCAGGATCGGATATGATACTGATATTACGGCATTAGCCTTTGTGACCGACCCTGAATTAGGTACGATAGACACCCCGCATGGACAAGTCCAATTTTTACAAATAGTAGGTCTTACTACAGATGAATTTAAAAGCCTGACCGTTAATAATGGTGACAAGACCGTGGAAGAGGTCATCACTCAACTGAGAGCTAATGACCCACTGCTCATCACCGACCTCGGCAGAAAATAA
- a CDS encoding FAD binding domain-containing protein encodes MKQFQYIRPSSQQSVIDAVSKSGAKVIAGGSNLVDLMKNGVMAPDKLVDIQKLPLKGINTYKGGLTIGSMALNSQVAENDQVKKHFPLLSMALNAGASAQIRNMATVGGNMMQRTRCSYFYDTAMPCNKRNPGSGCGAIGGINRMHAIFGASDKCIAVHPSDMCVALAALDAVVVVQGRKGKREIPFTQFHRLPGDHPELDNTLAKDELITEVHLPDNRFAKNSYYLKLRDRASYAFALISVAAALEMDGNVIKDVRLAMGGVAHKPWRHTAAEQMLKGKPATVANFEKAAAVAMQGAKAYEYNDFKLQMAPAAIVEALSHAAGLI; translated from the coding sequence ATGAAGCAGTTCCAATACATTCGCCCTTCCAGCCAGCAAAGCGTGATCGATGCCGTCAGTAAGTCCGGCGCTAAAGTGATCGCAGGTGGCAGTAACCTGGTGGACCTGATGAAGAATGGTGTGATGGCACCCGATAAACTGGTCGATATTCAGAAACTTCCTCTCAAAGGCATCAATACTTATAAAGGTGGATTGACCATCGGCTCTATGGCGCTCAACAGTCAGGTGGCCGAGAATGACCAGGTCAAAAAACATTTCCCGCTATTATCGATGGCGCTGAATGCCGGTGCATCGGCCCAGATCCGTAACATGGCTACCGTTGGCGGCAATATGATGCAACGCACCCGTTGTTCATATTTTTATGATACGGCCATGCCTTGCAACAAACGCAACCCCGGCAGTGGCTGTGGTGCTATTGGTGGCATCAACCGTATGCATGCCATATTTGGGGCCAGCGATAAATGTATAGCCGTACACCCAAGTGACATGTGCGTGGCATTAGCTGCGTTAGATGCTGTTGTGGTGGTGCAGGGCCGTAAAGGCAAACGCGAGATACCTTTCACACAATTTCACCGCCTGCCAGGCGATCATCCTGAATTGGATAACACGTTGGCCAAGGATGAACTGATCACTGAGGTACATTTGCCTGATAACCGGTTTGCCAAGAACAGCTACTATTTAAAATTACGCGATCGCGCTTCGTATGCGTTCGCATTGATTTCGGTAGCGGCTGCATTGGAGATGGACGGCAACGTGATCAAGGATGTACGCTTAGCCATGGGCGGAGTGGCTCACAAACCCTGGCGGCATACCGCTGCCGAGCAAATGCTGAAAGGCAAGCCTGCTACCGTGGCCAACTTTGAAAAGGCCGCAGCCGTGGCCATGCAGGGTGCCAAAGCATACGAGTATAACGATTTTAAACTGCAAATGGCACCGGCCGCTATCGTTGAAGCGCTGAGCCACGCCGCAGGGCTTATCTGA
- a CDS encoding rhomboid family intramembrane serine protease: MEQFLNATPVASALFAINIILSLLAFYNEDLHYTLMLHPYSIARGRKVYTVITSGFIHADWMHLFFNMWSFFAFAFTLEQIIGHWQFALLYFASLILSDLPSISKHKDDLNYHSLGASGAISAVVFSFILFNPRVPMRIFPLPIPIPAVLFGVLYLVYCAYASKRSYGGINHDAHFFGALSGIMITILLYHEAINIFIRQLGF; encoded by the coding sequence ATGGAACAATTCTTAAATGCCACACCGGTAGCTTCGGCGCTTTTTGCCATCAACATCATCCTATCGCTGCTGGCCTTTTATAACGAGGACCTGCATTACACCCTGATGCTGCATCCGTACAGTATTGCCCGTGGCCGCAAGGTGTACACGGTGATCACCAGTGGCTTTATCCATGCCGACTGGATGCACCTTTTCTTCAACATGTGGTCGTTCTTTGCCTTTGCCTTCACACTGGAGCAGATCATTGGGCACTGGCAATTCGCCCTGTTGTATTTTGCCAGTCTGATCCTAAGCGACCTGCCCTCGATCAGCAAACATAAGGACGACCTTAACTACCATAGCTTGGGCGCTTCAGGCGCGATAAGTGCTGTGGTGTTCAGCTTTATCCTGTTCAACCCGAGGGTACCCATGCGTATATTTCCGCTGCCTATACCCATCCCGGCCGTATTGTTCGGGGTGTTGTACCTGGTGTATTGCGCCTATGCTTCTAAACGTTCATACGGTGGCATCAACCATGATGCTCACTTCTTTGGTGCGCTCAGCGGCATCATGATCACCATACTGTTGTATCATGAAGCGATCAACATCTTCATCAGGCAATTAGGCTTTTAA
- a CDS encoding (2Fe-2S)-binding protein, which yields MEDLAKGAGSGESDQPKERSRRDFLKTSSLLTAVALTPGVAIKAAENHLDEKVAAVFEKMPLSLTVNDKLHKLSIEPRVTLLDLLREQLHLTGTKKGCDLGQCGACTVHVDGHRVNSCLTLAMTTDGKKVTTIEGLAKGEELHPMQEAFIKHDGFQCGYCTPGQIMSAVACIREGHANSEGEIREFMSGNICRCGAYPNIVNAIMEVKNGGQQV from the coding sequence ATGGAAGACCTTGCTAAAGGGGCGGGATCGGGAGAAAGCGATCAGCCCAAGGAAAGATCCCGACGTGATTTCCTGAAGACCTCCTCCCTGCTTACCGCTGTGGCCTTAACACCCGGCGTGGCCATCAAAGCGGCCGAGAATCATCTTGACGAAAAAGTGGCCGCCGTGTTTGAAAAGATGCCGTTGAGCCTTACCGTTAATGATAAGCTTCATAAATTATCCATCGAACCACGTGTTACCCTGCTTGACCTGTTGCGTGAGCAACTGCATTTAACAGGTACCAAAAAGGGCTGCGACCTTGGGCAATGCGGTGCCTGTACCGTACATGTTGACGGGCATCGTGTCAACTCGTGCCTTACCCTGGCCATGACCACCGATGGTAAAAAGGTGACCACTATTGAAGGGTTGGCCAAAGGCGAAGAACTGCACCCTATGCAGGAAGCCTTTATCAAGCACGATGGTTTTCAATGCGGCTATTGTACGCCTGGGCAGATCATGTCGGCTGTGGCTTGCATACGCGAGGGCCATGCGAACAGCGAGGGCGAGATACGCGAGTTTATGAGCGGTAATATTTGCCGTTGCGGTGCTTATCCGAATATCGTGAACGCCATTATGGAGGTCAAGAACGGAGGGCAGCAGGTATGA
- the pdhA gene encoding pyruvate dehydrogenase (acetyl-transferring) E1 component subunit alpha yields the protein MSSVAITKDTYLMWYELMLLMRRFEEKTGQLYGQQKIRGFCHLYIGQEAVLAGAVSALRHEDSMITTYRDHAHALAKGTSPGAIMAEMYGKATGISKGKGGSMHMFDKENHFYGGHGIVGGQIPLGAGIAFAEKFKGTDNLNVCYMGDGAVRQGALGETFNMAALWKLPVIFVCENNGYAMGTSVARSTADIDIYKLGLPYGIPSSAVDGMDPVAVHNAMDEAAQRARAGEGPTFLEMRTYRFKGHSMSDPQKYRTKEEVESYKAKDPIEIVKQEIEKNGYADEKWFEEIAAKIKGQVDEAVKFAEESPWPEASELYTDVYVQSDYPYIRES from the coding sequence ATGAGTTCAGTTGCAATAACTAAAGACACTTACCTGATGTGGTACGAACTGATGCTGCTCATGCGCAGGTTCGAAGAAAAAACAGGCCAGCTATACGGACAGCAAAAGATCAGAGGCTTTTGCCACTTATATATAGGACAAGAGGCCGTTCTGGCCGGTGCCGTTTCGGCCTTACGTCATGAGGACAGCATGATCACCACTTACCGCGATCACGCACACGCTTTAGCTAAAGGTACCTCACCGGGCGCTATCATGGCCGAGATGTACGGTAAAGCTACCGGTATATCTAAAGGTAAAGGTGGCTCGATGCACATGTTCGATAAAGAGAACCATTTTTACGGCGGTCACGGTATCGTTGGTGGCCAGATCCCACTGGGTGCCGGTATCGCATTTGCCGAAAAATTTAAAGGTACCGATAACCTGAACGTTTGTTACATGGGTGATGGTGCCGTTCGTCAAGGTGCCCTGGGCGAGACCTTTAACATGGCCGCTTTGTGGAAATTGCCTGTGATCTTCGTTTGCGAGAACAACGGTTACGCCATGGGTACCTCAGTGGCCCGTAGTACCGCCGATATCGATATCTATAAATTAGGTCTGCCTTACGGTATACCTTCATCAGCTGTTGATGGTATGGATCCGGTGGCTGTACACAACGCTATGGACGAGGCCGCTCAACGTGCCCGTGCCGGTGAAGGACCTACCTTCCTGGAAATGCGTACCTACCGTTTCAAAGGTCACTCCATGTCTGACCCTCAAAAATACCGCACCAAAGAAGAGGTTGAAAGCTACAAAGCCAAAGATCCTATCGAGATCGTAAAACAAGAGATCGAAAAGAACGGTTATGCTGACGAGAAATGGTTCGAGGAGATAGCTGCCAAGATCAAAGGACAGGTAGACGAGGCAGTTAAATTTGCCGAAGAGTCACCATGGCCTGAGGCTTCTGAGCTTTACACTGATGTGTACGTTCAGTCTGACTATCCATACATCCGCGAGTCGTAG
- a CDS encoding tyrosine-protein phosphatase, translating to MFGLFKKKSTSATTPLADYGFVSVDLHSHVLPGIDDGAQTVEDSAVLIREMMDMGIKKIIATPHVMADYYRNNAQTINAALATLRQHLTSEGIDVEIEAAAEHYFDEFFMNLIDTDALMLINNKYVLFEMSFASKPHNVLPTVNKLTEKELIPIMAHPERYPYFTVQEAEQLRSWGCRMQINTISLTGYYGKGVKESAEAFIDAGLVDFISSDMHHPRHAEALRNALKMPYLAKLRDSGALQNSSLL from the coding sequence ATGTTCGGACTGTTCAAAAAGAAATCCACTTCAGCGACCACGCCTTTGGCAGATTATGGTTTTGTATCGGTAGACCTGCACTCTCACGTGCTCCCCGGTATCGATGATGGCGCGCAAACCGTTGAAGATTCGGCCGTGCTGATCCGTGAGATGATGGATATGGGGATCAAAAAGATCATTGCCACCCCGCACGTCATGGCCGACTATTATCGGAATAATGCGCAAACCATCAATGCAGCGTTGGCTACCTTGCGCCAGCATTTGACCAGTGAGGGCATAGATGTAGAGATCGAAGCTGCTGCCGAGCATTACTTTGATGAGTTCTTTATGAACCTGATCGATACTGATGCCCTTATGCTGATCAACAATAAATATGTATTGTTCGAGATGTCGTTCGCGAGTAAGCCACACAACGTGTTGCCCACAGTAAATAAACTTACCGAGAAAGAGCTTATACCGATCATGGCTCACCCCGAGCGTTATCCATACTTCACCGTACAAGAGGCTGAGCAGTTACGTAGCTGGGGTTGCCGTATGCAGATCAATACCATCAGCCTGACCGGCTATTATGGTAAGGGGGTTAAAGAAAGTGCAGAGGCATTCATCGATGCCGGACTGGTGGATTTCATTTCGAGCGATATGCACCATCCACGTCATGCTGAGGCCTTACGCAATGCGCTCAAAATGCCTTATCTCGCCAAATTGAGAGATAGTGGTGCGTTGCAGAATTCAAGCCTGCTGTAG